In Tribolium castaneum strain GA2 chromosome 8, icTriCast1.1, whole genome shotgun sequence, the genomic window CGTTTTAGCAAATTCCACATGAAAACggtattttgagaaaaattattttgtttcatCTAAGATTAATTAGGTGGAGTGAGCAGGAAAATTAGTATTGATTGTGGGAGAGGCGACATGGTACGTGTTCCTCCTCAGAGAACAGCTTTTAGTgcctttacaaaaaaactctATTTCAATTGCAACGTTAATATCAAAGCAGTGTGGTAATTAAATTGTAAGCGTATTATATTGTCTTGAAAAAGTATTTGCGGTTGGATTTAATCAACatgaataaaaatacttttaggcTTATTCTAATCGttattgttacatttttacaaTACCTTTAAAGTAGGAAAAGCCACACATTTCagacaataaaaaacaacttggGTAATGAAATTCGTGCTACTTTTGTATACCTGGTGAGTCATTATTGCgacgtttattttttaaatattgcagATTTTCCCTGCCCTTGTCTAgctgtttattattttgtctCAAAGCAAATagttaaccaaaaaatttttttcttctatagattttgctcaaaaatctTGTTGGTCGCAATTATGCCAGCTCTAGTCCAGTTGTTGTAAAACTTCAAATCGGAAAAATCTATATTGCTTTTTTACCACTTCTCGTAAAAAGCAGTTTACAATCCACTGCAGTTatgattttattacaatacTTAAGCTTTTTATTTCGATTAAATAGTAAAATAGACCAACTGGTCACAACTTTTATTCCCCATTTGGAACTCAGTAGATTTCACTTATTTCTCCGAATCACGGACACGATCGCATTTCTTCGTACaacaaatcacaagacatgaatttaaacaattatcGAAATTAAAATGATTCAATGTTCACTTATCACAAGAAATATTCAATTTTCACATATTCATGAATCAGAATTATCACTCCGACACTAATCGCCGTGAAATTCCAATGTGTTAATCATCAGTGAAGTCCGCACTTACAGCAatcatttttcgaaattacaaaatattaaattttgaatttttactcaaaaacattaagcaaaaaaaaattaagtttttgcaacacatgcatagaaaaaaaatgattatttattaaatttagattattagtttttgagataaataaaaatatatacttttcctaattttgttggctgcgctcactcgttttggcaaacattatACTCGTTAAACACAATTGGTCTTTTTCTAAGTGATtacgtaaataactatttcgcaGACTTACTTTGTGCTCATGTTTTGCATACAAATTCAACTCATTTGACCTAAACTAACAATGTAACCTAAAGGGTATTTTAAGGTCTAAAGTGGGGAAAACAACtaatacagactgaaccaaaagtaacgcacaaaatttattGGGCATTTTTCAGAGAAAGTAAGGAAAATTTTAACGTAAATGATGACTTAATTCCTcctttttaaacatttattacatTAGTTTAGAGTATACagagtcgctaaaaagtatggatacagttaaatattttcagaacggtttaacagaaaaccttgaaatttggggaacagttaaaagtgtttaaattctatcatgtgagagctttttcaaatttttatcatcatttattttggaaattcaaggctaacttgattttttttaaatggcacgaagggtgaaatttaatcatttataAAAGAGCATTTTTCTCTAAATTCAACGATGTAACATGATacccacctttacttttattaaaatgtaaaaaaataaaaattcaaaaattttctggaatagcaaaactaagttagctttgaaaatacggTTATTAGCGATATCcgtcacttgtatattagccaaaaattaaacttgggtgcaataattggtttaataatggtacatttacgtaaaactgagcgaaaaaaaaatctcatattggtttatcatggagacagaaagccaagaagttagtggaaaaagtttgaacatcgtttgtagcataaaaatcaagtattccgtgtttaaaatttcttaattaaaacgtgttattgtaacaattatttttaacttttacttattttttggttaatgaactaacgatagataaagacaacatttccaaggctaataaaattttacatttttcaaaattttcgatttttttcaagtttcgattaaattacggtatgcatgtgttataccataaaacttagaaaaaaagctcttctcaaaaatattaaatttaacccttgttgctatttaaaaaaaaaacaagttagccttgtatcttaagaacaaatggagatatatagaaatttaataaacatctgaaacgatacaatttatatactcttacgcatataccaaattttattaagttttgatgaatagtttttataatatttaactgtatctatACTTTTTAGCCACCCTGCatctgtttttcaaaaaaattatttattaggcCATTTTTCGTTCAAAATATTACAGCTGTTGAAccctttacaaaaaataaataaataaaattttcctctGATAACCAAAGGTTCTTCTAAAATTCTCagctgtcaaattgcaagtcaaattttttgaaaatgatggcCAAAAAATGGTTACAACACAGTTCAGATGGAATGACGCTATTTTTTCACTGACAATCAAAAAAACATCGATTTTTATGGAGACTTTCAACTTtttctatatctatctcttacagtttttaaaataattgctaAAAACGGATTtcagctcattattttcatttttaatcggaaaatacgataaaattgtgctactAATTAACAGAAAAGTTTAATTTGTCcactatttttattcaagaagttcaaaactCGCTGGTAGACTGACTGAGTTCTTTTACGTAATTCACTAAGATATAATAATctgtaattaaatattattattttactggtTACTTGATAATGaatcagctaaaaactaaataaaatattgaagtctGACAGTTgctgaccattttgcaaggcctacttgattaacgatgaaaattacaaagtaaaatccgttttttgtgattatttcaaaaactgtgagAGATATATTAGAATGTGTTGATAAAAGATGTCCTTTCGAATGCCGTTAACAAAATATGGTAATTCCATGAAAAAAACTGAGATATAGCcgttttttgatcattttgaaaaaaatcatactagccttgaattttgacagctatgaattttaaaaattccgaAGGGACCTTCAaaagcaaatgaaaattttgaccaaatcattgaaaatgttaaagtttaaatattgttaacCAGTGAtttaatttctattattattatgaactTGTGAGTTTTTTGCgcccaaaaattttgattctaattttttctaacTCATTGAACAGACAACCGAGCAAATTCCCGGCCAATATGAGTTCAACTGTCACCATGGACCAGCCGAATGTCAAGGAAACCGCCTCCAAGTCTGCGCCCTTCGCACTATTGGCGAGGGTCACAACTCTGAAGGTTTGGGGTACAACAAAGTCGCCACAGCTTTCATCAACTGTTTGATGGACAAAGTCAAGCCCAACGGCAACCAAACGCAATTCCCTACACAAGAGTGTGCCACAATCAACCACGTGCCCAACTACGTCAATATAGAAAATTGCGCCAATCACGTTGAAGGTATAATACAGTGCCATCTCTTGACACTTTTGtcagtttttacatttcagGATCCCAATATTTGGCCGAAATTGGTAAACAAACCGatgctttgaaaccaccaCTGACCTCAGTCCCCACTGTGGTCTTTAACAATCAGTACAAACAGGATGATAATGAAATGGCAAAAACCAATTTCGTCAAAGCTTTATGTCAGTACATTCACGGGGAAAAACCAGCTGAATGTACGAAAAATTCCGCAATTGTTGCTAAAATGAGTTACGCACTTTTCGTGTTTGCGAGTGTTTGGCTTTATGTAATTTAGGTAAATCGACCAATTTTTCCATTTGTACCTTTCAAAAGATTGTACTTTAAATATTCGAGGTTAGGTTATAGAATTGTGGCCCTTACAAAACAAGCAGAGCTACTTATACATACTTTATATGACTaggatgtattttttttaagaataaataaatcctCCAATACAATTTGGCTTTTATTTATCGGACGAACTGttccaacagttacagaacgAGTGAATTAAGACGCCAGTCTCAAGattcatttaataaaacaataattacgtTCGCTTAGAATCTTATCaattgcaataattattaccattatttttggtaaattattgttatatttGTTCTTCAAGCGTAATAATTATGCAATTACGAatactttacaattttttgaatcaaCTAATAGacagtagtaataaaaaaaattcgtgcaaaaaaaacagaacGTAACATTCATCTTTTACGATAACTAATAAGTTAAAAGTACCTACCTTTAAAAACTTTGTCGTTAAATTCATACTTTATTGGGTTTCTGCTTCAAGTCAGCAAAtgtacataaaaa contains:
- the LOC659790 gene encoding GILT-like protein 1; the protein is MMKQLFFAMMGLVALASAQHNHEHHRVNVAVYYEALCPDSIKFFTQQLYPSLQGNLSQFVNLTLLPYGKSKTTEQIPGQYEFNCHHGPAECQGNRLQVCALRTIGEGHNSEGLGYNKVATAFINCLMDKVKPNGNQTQFPTQECATINHVPNYVNIENCANHVEGSQYLAEIGKQTDALKPPLTSVPTVVFNNQYKQDDNEMAKTNFVKALCQYIHGEKPAECTKNSAIVAKMSYALFVFASVWLYVI